The genome window GGTTTTTGCAGGAGGTGCGGAAATTTCAACGTTCCCAGACGGAACAACTTATAATCTATCTTTTCAAGAGGTATCCCTTCCAAGCTCTATCATACTTTGGGATGCAAGTACGGGACAACAAATCCAAAAATTAAATGGACATAAGGATTACGTTCATATTACAAAATTCTCGCCAGACGGCAAAATCATCGCATCTGCTTCCAACGATGCGACGGTAAAATTATGGGATGCCATAAGCGGCGAAGAGATAATTACATTAATAGGACACACTGAGAGGGTTTTTGATGTGGCTTTCTCACCAGATGGCAATATCCTTGCGTCAGTGTCTAGAGACAAATCGATGATATTATGGGATGTTGGGAGCGGCAAAAAATTATTCGAAATAAATGATATCGCTGGCGTTCCTTACCGTGTGGTCTTCTCGCCCGACGGAAGCAAAGTAGTATTGCTTTTGACTGCTGGCGCAATTCAGTTTTGGGGAATTTACCCATGACAATATTGTTGATTTATTAAGATTGATCTCACACTTGGACAATGTTCGTGTAACTGCATTATACCGAATGGAGAATATGAGATGAGCTCGCGCTGACAGATATGGTAAGTCATCTCGTCAAATTTAGTCTGCGAGTTCAGCACGGGAACTGGACTTAAAGAAATTATGAAACTCCATGCTCAATATGTCTTGAGCATGGAGTTGAAATCCGTGTTGAACAATCTACATTGGGCAGAAATGAATTAATAAAAGGAAAAGACCTGGCTTTGGCGAACTTGTCTGCGTGATCAACAAATGCCAGGAATTCATGTGGATGCATGAGCGCTGCGGGAGAGTATTGAACGATCAAGCCAATGCGAAGGTTGCACTTGCTCTTTGCGACGAGGCATTCCACCGTAAGTGTGGAACTTGCTTTCCGAAGACTCACAACCAAAACCTCTTACTTGCCAACCTTTGTCCAACTAGTCTGCTGTAATACAGCCTGCCTGTTGACACTACCGGAAGGGGAAGTTCATCAGTAGGCATTCGGGGGGATTTCCGTGATAATGAAACCAGAGTTTTTCGATAAAAAATCACAGGAGACAGACCCATGACCATGCCTGCCGATCTTGCAGAAACCACCCTTTTGAAGGAATTCACCTACGAACTGCGCCCCGTCGAACGCGGGTATGCGGGGCGGACGTTGTACATCCATTTGGATGACAACTCCATTTATGAAAAGCCCGTCACGCAGCAGATGAAAGACCTGTTCACAGGCGGGCGCGGATTTGCGCTCAAACTGCTCTGGGATGCGGTCACGCCGCAAACGAAATGGAACGACCCGCAGAATGAACTGGTCATCGCCAATGGTCCGATCTGCGGCATCACGGCGTACCCGGGCAGCGGAAAATCCACGGTGGTGACGCTCAGTCCGCTGACAGAGAATGTGATCGACAGCAATGTCGGCGGGTACTTTGCGCCCTTCCTGAAATTCTCGGGTTTCGATGCAATCGAAATTCAAGGCAAGGCGGCGGATGATGTGGTCATCTTCATTGACGGAGACACGGGCAGGGTGACGATTGAGTCAGACCCGCTCACAGCGTTGGATTCGCATGAAGTGGCGAACCAACTCACAGTCAAGTATGGAGGCGATGAAAAAGGCAGGCGCGGCATCTCGGTCTTGTCGGCGGGTCAGGCAGCGGAGCATACGCGCATCGCGTTGATCAATTCCACCTGGTATGACGTGCGGCGCAAGGAGGCGCGTTTCAAGCAGGCGGGGCGCGGCGGACCGGGGCGCGTTTTCCGCGATAAAAGAATCAAAGCCATTGTGGTGCGTTACACCGACATGGGCGGCGACAAGAACGGCGTGGCGGATATGGCGCTTATCCGCAAGGCGGGGACGCGCATCAACAAGGAGATCACGGAACTGGACGACAAGCAGAACCAGATGCGCAAGGTCGGCACGGCGAACATCGTGGAAGTTATGGATCATTTCGACCTGCTGCCGACGCACAACTACCGCTACGGTTCGCATCCCGACACCCATAAAATTGATTCCAAAGTGTGGAAGGAAGCCTTCACCCAGGGTTTGCCCGACGGATGCTGGCTGGGATGCACGATGAGCTGCTCGCACGGCGTGGACCACTTCCCGCTTCAAACTGGACCGTATGCCGGTCAATGCGTGTTGGTGGATGGACCCGAATACGAGAACGCCGCTGGACTTGGCTCGAACATCGGCAACTTCGACCCGCAGAAAGTGTTGGAGCTCAACTTCTATTGCGACACCTACGGCGTGGACAGCATTTCATTTGCGAACTGTGTTGCGTTTGCGATGGAGTGTTACGAAGAAGGATTCATCACCAAAGAACACACGGGCGGGCTTGAACTGAACTTCGGCAACGGCGCGGCGGCGTTGGAATTGATCCACCAGATGGCGCGCGGCGAAGGTTTCGGCGTGATTGTCGGACAGGGCGTGCGCTACATGAAGGAGCTTTTCGTGCGCGAATACGGCGCCGACCCGAAATTCATCCACGACATCGGCATGGAAATGAAAGGCATGGAAATTTCCGAATACCTGACCAAAGAGTCGCTTGCCCAGCAGGGCGGCTATGGCATGGCGACCAAGGGTCCGCAGCATGATGAAGCGTGGTTGATCTTTATGGATCAGGTGCAGAATTTACTTCCGACGTTCAAAGACAAGGCGGAGGCGCTGCATTACTTCCCCATGTGGCGGACGTGGTTCAGCTTGCATGGACTGTGCAAACTGCCGTGGAACGACATTTCCCCCGCGAACAATAAAGAGACGAAAGAACCCGCCAAGGTGGAGGAGCACGTCGAAAACTACACGTGGATCCATCAGGGCGTGACGGGGGTGCCGACGAAGGTCGAAGATCTGCTGGCGCAATCGGAACGGGTGTACAACTTCCAGAAGGTGTTCGCCATCCGCATGGGACGGGTCGGGCGCAAGCACGATTATCCGCCTTACCGCGCGATGGGACCCGTGACCAAACTCGAATACGAGTCGCGTCAGGAACGCTACGACGAGCAGTTGAAGCGGCTGGTGGAAATTGAACCCGAAGGCATGTC of Anaerolineales bacterium contains these proteins:
- a CDS encoding aldehyde ferredoxin oxidoreductase C-terminal domain-containing protein, with amino-acid sequence MTMPADLAETTLLKEFTYELRPVERGYAGRTLYIHLDDNSIYEKPVTQQMKDLFTGGRGFALKLLWDAVTPQTKWNDPQNELVIANGPICGITAYPGSGKSTVVTLSPLTENVIDSNVGGYFAPFLKFSGFDAIEIQGKAADDVVIFIDGDTGRVTIESDPLTALDSHEVANQLTVKYGGDEKGRRGISVLSAGQAAEHTRIALINSTWYDVRRKEARFKQAGRGGPGRVFRDKRIKAIVVRYTDMGGDKNGVADMALIRKAGTRINKEITELDDKQNQMRKVGTANIVEVMDHFDLLPTHNYRYGSHPDTHKIDSKVWKEAFTQGLPDGCWLGCTMSCSHGVDHFPLQTGPYAGQCVLVDGPEYENAAGLGSNIGNFDPQKVLELNFYCDTYGVDSISFANCVAFAMECYEEGFITKEHTGGLELNFGNGAAALELIHQMARGEGFGVIVGQGVRYMKELFVREYGADPKFIHDIGMEMKGMEISEYLTKESLAQQGGYGMATKGPQHDEAWLIFMDQVQNLLPTFKDKAEALHYFPMWRTWFSLHGLCKLPWNDISPANNKETKEPAKVEEHVENYTWIHQGVTGVPTKVEDLLAQSERVYNFQKVFAIRMGRVGRKHDYPPYRAMGPVTKLEYESRQERYDEQLKRLVEIEPEGMSTEEKIAHLRKYREAQYEQLMDAVYERRGWDANSIPTPEKLRALGMDLPEVLAAVEEARKK